The nucleotide window CAATCAATTGCACGCCGTGGCGGGTGTAAAACTGCCGCGCGGCATCGTTGTACACATTGGCCAGATAGCTCAGCGAGGTCTCCGGGTAAGCCACGGGCGGCACGGTTTCGGCCTTGCGCTCAGGGCGCTGCCAGGCCGCAATGCGTGCCTGTTCGAGTCTCTCCACCGCGCTGCGACGCAAACCGTTGATAGCCGATGCGGGGACGAACCACGGTTGCGACGTCGCAATCAACACCTCGTTCGCATGGAACATGGTGTTGCCCAGCTTGCCGAGGTTATCGCGCAGGCCGGCTAGTGCCTTATCCACGTTTTGCGCCGGTTCGAGCGTGAGTTCGAGCGCTTCGGTAACGCTGATGCCGTCTTCATCGGTCAGCGTCAGCGCCAAACCTTGCGGTGCATCCGTCAGCTTGAGCCACAGCCCCACGCGGCGCTCGGCGGAGGCGCGGTTCAGCGCCTGCTCCCAGCTGTGATCGCGGTTGCGGTTCACGCCCACACCCACTTTGAGTCCGGCCAGCTCGCCAATGCGCTCATTGGGGAATACCTGCCAGCGGCCCTCGCCCAGCGCCTTCACCGTGTTGGCTTGCAGGCCAACCACCTCGCGCTTGTGCATGTAGTTGAGGCCGTCGCCGTTGGCCATGCTCTCGGTCGTTTCCACCTCGAACCAGTCCGGCCCGATGCGCGTCACCGTGCCCAGCGGCACACCCACAAACTTGGGAGAGTCAAACGCGCCGATATCGCCGTCTTCGCGGCCGTTCACAAAGTAATCGGTGTGGCCGCGGTGGAAGGTCTTGTCCACATCGGGCTGGAAGAAAATTTCCGTCCGCCCGCTGGCAGCGCGCGCCAGATCGGGGCGCTGCTCCAGAATCTCGTCGAGCAGCAGGCGGTAATGGGCCGTGATGTTCTTCACATAACCCATTTCCTTGTAGCGGCCTTCAATCTTGAAACTGCGCACGCCGGCTTCGACCAGCGCCAGCATGTTTGCGCTCTGGTCGTTGTCCTTCATCGACAGCAGGTGCTTGTCGAAGGCCACCACGCCGCCCTTGTTGTCGGTGAGCGTGTAAGGCAAACGGCAGGCTTGCGAGCAATCGCCACGGTTGGCGCTGCGGCCGGTATCGGCATGGCTGATGAAGCACTGGCCCGAATACGCCACGCACAGCGCACCGTGGACAAAGAATTCCAGCGTGGTGTCGGCCGGCAAGGCTTGATGCACGGCGCGGATCTTGTCGAGCGTGAGTTCGCGCGCCAGCACCACCTGCGAAAAGCCCGATTCCGCCAGAAAACGCGCCTTCTCCGGCGTACGGATATCGCACTGCGTACTCGCATGCAGCTGGATGGGCGGAATATCAAGCTCCATGATGCCCATGTCCTGCACGATCAGCGCATCCACGCCGGCATCGTAAAACTCATGGATCAGCTTGCGCGCCGGTTCCAGCTCGGCATCGTGGAGGATGGTGTTGAGCGTCACAAAGATGCGCGCATGGTAGCGATGCGCAAACTTCACCAGCTCGGCAATTTCGCTGACCGTATTGCTCGCATTGTGCCGCGCCCCGAACGACGGCCCACCGATATACACCGCATCCGCCCCATGCAGAATCGCCTCGCGACCAATCTCGATGTTCTTGGCGGGGCTAAGCAGTTCAAGCTGATGGGGCAACAGGCTCATGGATGCGCGATGTATAGGTTCGGAAGGGGCGCAATGGTAACAGAATCAATTGCTTAGGGTTGCTTGTCTGCTGGGCGGCGGCACAGCATGACACCGTAGATCGGAGAAGTACTTGATCGAATTGAACGAATCGTTCGATTCGATCAGACTGTTCAGTGTCAACTATCGCCAACGATCACCACTGGGAGCCCGCGATGCAGACATTTACCGCCAACGAAGCCAAGACCCGTTTTGGCGAATTCATCGACCTAGCGCAACGCGAACCCGTGCGCGTGATGCGCCGCGACAGGGTGGTGGGCGTCATGGTATCCGCCGCCGATTACGAGGCCATGCGCGCCTTCTATGCCGACCGCCTGCGCCACACATTGGACCAAAGTGCCGCCCGCGCCCAGGAACAAGGCCTGACCGACGCCAAGCTGGCCGAACTGCTTGCCGATGAAAGCTAAGCGCGCCGTTATCGACACCAATGTGCTGATCAGCGCGGCGCTATCGGCCAACACGCCACCAGCCCAAGTCGTGCGCTGGTTTGTGGCCAACGGCACCATCGTGTTCTCGGCCGACACCTTTGCCGAGTTCGAAACCCGCATCTGGCGACCCAAGTTTGATCGCTACCTGAGCATGGAAACGCGCAAGGCGCTGTTACACGACTTTGGCGCGATTGCCGACTGGGTGGATTTGAGCGCGTTTCCTGCCATTACCGCGCAGACCCACAGCCGTGATGTGGATGACGACAAGTTCATCCATACGGCGCTGGCTGCAGGTGCAGACTATCTCGTCAGTGGAGACGCGGACTTGCTGACGCTGGCGCCGATTACCGGATTGGAGATTGTTGAATCGGCGGTGCTGTGGGGGCGTTTGCTCAGAGACGAATCATGAGGTGCGCCGAGTGCCGAGCAAGTAAACGCCAACCGGTACTCAACCTTCTTCAGCGTCCCCTGCTTGAAACTACTGTCAAACTGAGGGCCCTGAATACAAAGAGCAGGGAAGGTACCGGTTAATCGCTCCAAGGCACTGAACAGCATGGCGACCTCAAAGAACTGGACAAAAGCACAGCTGAAGTTGGCATTTCATTTGTACTGCCAATTGCCATTTGGCAAATTGCACAAAACCAACCCAGAAGTCATACGCCTTGCCACACTGATTGGCCGCACGCCTTCTGCCGTCGCGATGAAACTGGTCAATTTCGCCAGCCTCGATCCCGCCATTACTTCGACTGGACGCAAGGGTTTGGCTGGTGCATCCAATCTAGATCGTGAGGTCTGGGTGGAGTTTCACGCCGACTGGGAGGGGCTTGCCATTGAGTGTGAAATGCTTAGGCGCGATCTTGATCCTTCGCCGACTATGGATGAAGCCGATGAGCTATTCACGTCGGAAGACTTTACTGGCGAAACGCGTACGGTTGTGATGGAACAGCGCATCAAGCAGCACTTCTTTCGCCGTGCTGTGTTGAGTAGCTACGGTGGGCGCTGCTGCATGTCGGGCGTTGCTGAGCCACGCTTGCTAATTGCCAGCCACATTGTGCCGTGGAGTAAGGACAAGCAGAATCGGCTAAATCCGAGTAATGGTCTGTGCTTGTCGGCTATTCATGATCGCGCTTTTGATCAAGGGCTAATCACACTCAGTGACGATCTCAAGGTGATCGTGTCTGATGAGTTAAAGCGGCGCAACGACCAGTTCATTCGCACTGTCTTCCTGCCACTTGAGGGGGGCGTGATCACGATGCCTGATCGTTTCATCCCCGATCCGGCTTTCATTAGCCGTCACCGTAATGAAGCGTTCATAGATAACCGCAAGGCAATAGGATGAAACACAGCATCTTTGAGTACCTCTACCGCGATGCTGGCAACTTCAAGGCATGGGGTGAGCTGTTACTGGACGGCGAATTGACGGATGAGGAAGTTGCCCGGATGTCCGCGCGATTTGAAGGCGGCGAGCTATTCATCGCCGAGCAGATTGGCGTACCCGCACTTTGTGAAAAACTTTGGCGCGAATGCGGGAGCAAGCCTTCAAATGAATTCGACCACGTCTGGCACGAGTTCAGCGGAGTTAGGACGGCAAACAGTGAAGAGTGTGCGCGATTGAAGCTATGGGGTACGGCGTCAGCGTTACTGGCACGGATCGAAAAGGTAGCGTCGTGGGACATAGCATGTTCGCCGAACCGAAGACTTGGTTAATCGCGCTTGGCGGTTCAGACCGAGCCACCAAGCGCGATTAACCAATGTCGTAGCAATACGCTAAGCGCCGCCGAGCGACTAGATATCTCGACCGGCAAGGCCTAGATATTGGCGAATGATGCGGTGGGCAAGGAGCAGTTCGGCATCCATGATCAGGCTTTATGGTAAACCTGCGCTCCGGCCTTCACGAATTCGATGGACTTCACTTCCATCCCCTTCTGCAACGCCTCTTCCGCCGCAATCCCTTCCTTCTCCGCATAGTCACGCACATCCTGCGTAATCTTCATCGAGCAGAAATGCGGACCACACATCGAGCAGAAGTGCGCAACCTTGGCGCCTTGTTGGGGCAGGGTCTCGTCGTGATATTCGCGGGCGCGGTCGGGGTCTAGGCCAAGGTTGAACTGGTCTTCCCAGCGGAATTCGAAGCGGGCTTTGGATAGCGCGTTGTCGCGGATCTGCGCGCCCGGGTGGCCCTTGGCCAAGTCGGCCGCGTGGGCGGCGATCTTGTAGGCCATGATGCCTTCCTTCACGTCGTCCTTGTTGGGCAGGCCGAGGTGCTCCTTGGGCGTGACGTAGCAGAGCATGGCGGTGCCGTACCAGCCGATCTGGGCGGCGCCGATGGCGCTGGTGATGTGGTCGTAGCCGGGGGCGATGTCGGTGGTCAGCGGGCCCAGGGTGTAGAACGGGGCTTCGTCGCACCAGTCGAGCTGCAGGTCCATGTTTTCTTTGATCAGCTGCATCGGCACGTGGCCGGGGCCTTCGATCATGGTTTGTACGTCGTGCTTCCAGGCGATCTGCGTGAGTTCGCCCAAGGTCTTCAGTTCGCCCAGTTGCGCTTCATCATTGGCATCCCAGCCGCTGCCGGGGCGCAGGCCGTCGCCGAGGCTGAAGCTGACGTCATACGCCTTCATGATCTCGCAGATGTCTTCGAAGTGCGTGTAGAGGAAGTTTTCCTTGTGATGCGCAAGGCACCACTTGGCCATGATGGAACCGCCACGCGAGACGATGCCGGTCATGCGCTTTGCCGTCATCGGCACATAGCGCAGCAGCACGCCGGCGTGGATAGTGAAGTAGTCAACGCCCTGCTCGGCTTGCTCGATCAGTGTGTCGCGGAACAGCTCCCAGGTCAGGTCTTCGGCCTTGCCGTTGACCTTTTCGAGCGCCTGGTAGATGGGGACCGTGCCGATCGGCACGGGGGAGTTGCGCAGGATCCATTCGCGCGTTTCGTGGATGTTCTTGCCCGTGCTCAGGTCCATGATCGTGTCGGCACCCCAGCGCGTGCCCCAGGTCATCTTGGCGACTTCTTCTTCGATGCTGGAGGTGACGGCGCTGTTGCCGATATTGCCGTTGATCTTCACCAGGAAATTGCGGCCGATGATCATCGGCTCCGATTCGGGGTGATTGATGTTGGCAGGGATGATGGCGCGGCCGCGGGCGACTTCCTGGCGGACGAACTCGGGGGTGATCACCTGTGGAATCGCCGCGCCAAAGCTCTGGCCCGGATGCTGGCGCGTAAGCAGATCGACCATGCGGTCGGCAAGCTTGCCGCCGGCTACTTTGAGCGACTCGATGTACTGCTCGCGCTGCAGGTTCTCGCGGATGGCGATGTATTCCATCTCGGGCGTGATGATGCCCTTCTTGGCGTAATGCATCTGCGTGACATTGGCGCCGGCCTTGGCGCGCAGCGGTTTGCGTTGCAGATTGAAGCGCAGCACGTCGAGGCTATGGTCGGCTTCGCGCTCGCGACCGTATTGGCTGCTCATGCCGTCGAGCTGTTCGGTATCGTTGCGCTCGGCAATCCAGCCGGCGCGCAGCGGGTTCAGACCCTTGCGCACATCAATGGCGACAGCCGGGTCGGTGTAGGGGCCGCTGGTGTCGTATACATAGATGGGCGGGTTCTGCTCGCCGCCGAAGCTGGTGGGTGTATCGGTCTGGGTGATTTCGCGCATGGGCACGCGGATATCAGGGCGCGAGCCCTCTACGTAGACCTTGCGCGATGCCGGGAACGGCTGCACCGAGGCTTCGTCGACATGGGCGGTTTGCGAGAGGAATTGCTGAGGCGCGTTCATTGCGTACTCCATGAACGGCGCAGGGGCGGGCGAGGGGCGGGTTTGCCTTACGACGCGCTCCCTACGCCGGTATTAACCGGATCAGGTGCTGAGGGTTTGTCTCATCTTCCAGTCATGCTGAAAGAACCCCTGGCGTCTGGCCCTAGGCGGGCAGAATGCCTGCGAAGCTAAGGCAAGTGTGGAATAATTACAAGGATTTGATACCTGTTTTGACCGGTGCCGCGATCAGCGGCATCTAGCGAAAGGAAGCCGCGATGGATTGGGAACAAGCCCGTTACTACATGGTGGAACAGCAGATTCGTCCTTGGGATGTGCTGGATCAGACCATTCTGGGTTTGCTGCTGGAGCTCAAGCGCGAGGACTTCGTGCCTGCCGCGCATCGCGATCTGGCACTGGTGGACATGGAACTGCCGCTGGGCAATGGCCAGCGCATGCTGCAACCCAAGCTCGAAGCGCGCATCGCACAGGAAGTGGCGCTCACTGGCAAAGAGCGGGTACTCGAAATCGGCACTGGCGGTGCTTACCTGACTGCCCTGCTGGCGCGCCTGAGCAAGC belongs to Chitinimonas sp. BJYL2 and includes:
- a CDS encoding U32 family peptidase, which produces MSLLPHQLELLSPAKNIEIGREAILHGADAVYIGGPSFGARHNASNTVSEIAELVKFAHRYHARIFVTLNTILHDAELEPARKLIHEFYDAGVDALIVQDMGIMELDIPPIQLHASTQCDIRTPEKARFLAESGFSQVVLARELTLDKIRAVHQALPADTTLEFFVHGALCVAYSGQCFISHADTGRSANRGDCSQACRLPYTLTDNKGGVVAFDKHLLSMKDNDQSANMLALVEAGVRSFKIEGRYKEMGYVKNITAHYRLLLDEILEQRPDLARAASGRTEIFFQPDVDKTFHRGHTDYFVNGREDGDIGAFDSPKFVGVPLGTVTRIGPDWFEVETTESMANGDGLNYMHKREVVGLQANTVKALGEGRWQVFPNERIGELAGLKVGVGVNRNRDHSWEQALNRASAERRVGLWLKLTDAPQGLALTLTDEDGISVTEALELTLEPAQNVDKALAGLRDNLGKLGNTMFHANEVLIATSQPWFVPASAINGLRRSAVERLEQARIAAWQRPERKAETVPPVAYPETSLSYLANVYNDAARQFYTRHGVQLIEAAYEAHEEPGEVSLMITKHCLRFSYNLCPKQAKGVKGVQGQVRAEPMTLKTGNETYTLRFDCKPCEMHVVGAMKKHIFNAPPPSTVPVSPITFFKQRPGI
- a CDS encoding type II toxin-antitoxin system prevent-host-death family antitoxin, whose product is MQTFTANEAKTRFGEFIDLAQREPVRVMRRDRVVGVMVSAADYEAMRAFYADRLRHTLDQSAARAQEQGLTDAKLAELLADES
- a CDS encoding putative toxin-antitoxin system toxin component, PIN family; the protein is MKAKRAVIDTNVLISAALSANTPPAQVVRWFVANGTIVFSADTFAEFETRIWRPKFDRYLSMETRKALLHDFGAIADWVDLSAFPAITAQTHSRDVDDDKFIHTALAAGADYLVSGDADLLTLAPITGLEIVESAVLWGRLLRDES
- a CDS encoding HNH endonuclease translates to MATSKNWTKAQLKLAFHLYCQLPFGKLHKTNPEVIRLATLIGRTPSAVAMKLVNFASLDPAITSTGRKGLAGASNLDREVWVEFHADWEGLAIECEMLRRDLDPSPTMDEADELFTSEDFTGETRTVVMEQRIKQHFFRRAVLSSYGGRCCMSGVAEPRLLIASHIVPWSKDKQNRLNPSNGLCLSAIHDRAFDQGLITLSDDLKVIVSDELKRRNDQFIRTVFLPLEGGVITMPDRFIPDPAFISRHRNEAFIDNRKAIG
- the thiC gene encoding phosphomethylpyrimidine synthase ThiC, coding for MNAPQQFLSQTAHVDEASVQPFPASRKVYVEGSRPDIRVPMREITQTDTPTSFGGEQNPPIYVYDTSGPYTDPAVAIDVRKGLNPLRAGWIAERNDTEQLDGMSSQYGREREADHSLDVLRFNLQRKPLRAKAGANVTQMHYAKKGIITPEMEYIAIRENLQREQYIESLKVAGGKLADRMVDLLTRQHPGQSFGAAIPQVITPEFVRQEVARGRAIIPANINHPESEPMIIGRNFLVKINGNIGNSAVTSSIEEEVAKMTWGTRWGADTIMDLSTGKNIHETREWILRNSPVPIGTVPIYQALEKVNGKAEDLTWELFRDTLIEQAEQGVDYFTIHAGVLLRYVPMTAKRMTGIVSRGGSIMAKWCLAHHKENFLYTHFEDICEIMKAYDVSFSLGDGLRPGSGWDANDEAQLGELKTLGELTQIAWKHDVQTMIEGPGHVPMQLIKENMDLQLDWCDEAPFYTLGPLTTDIAPGYDHITSAIGAAQIGWYGTAMLCYVTPKEHLGLPNKDDVKEGIMAYKIAAHAADLAKGHPGAQIRDNALSKARFEFRWEDQFNLGLDPDRAREYHDETLPQQGAKVAHFCSMCGPHFCSMKITQDVRDYAEKEGIAAEEALQKGMEVKSIEFVKAGAQVYHKA